One Roseimicrobium gellanilyticum genomic window carries:
- a CDS encoding DUF1553 domain-containing protein has product MTSPQRWIAVGACLICTNGLAHAAQEVLPQKLEYNKHIRPILADRCFRCHGADERARKAKLRLDDFDQAVSAKALIPGDAEHSALVQRILTADQEDVMPPPDSHLSLSADEKALLKRWVEEGAAYQKHWAFIPPVMPAVPQVSHEGTQPENPIDAFVLANLKAHGLKAAPPAERAAWLRRVTFALTGLPPSTAELEAFFADTSPVAREKVVDRLLDAPAYGEHFGKQWMDAARYADSYGRHEDGDMIAWPWRDWVIHAFNSNLPYNRFVEWQTAGDLLPGATVEQRVATAFNRFSPQSNESGSDPLEFRLDQVSDRVRVNGLAFMGLTMECAKCHDHKYDPISQKEYWQMAAMFDNIEENGVYSQYCPKAVPSPSILLPNQAEQLRLGALQWQIAAVERELDDIKKRVRPQYDAWIAANGVPGELTPGAWNRVKGWFGGGDIAPYKPQAKGRFLFDDAKPKGGKDVVNNANKKKPGRERAKLESIEGPPGRGRAVLLKGDDEITFPGLGEYHKHDRFSFALWMQPREHRDRAVVISWSRGGLDDGRGYEVLLENEVPSFALMHFHPGNEIRIRAKSPLPLNQWTHFAVSYDGSSRASGLKMWINGEPVASETVQDHLQKDIARREEWGDIDRDAIFFALGGRFHDSPLKNCAVDEFHVFSRSLSDGETRHLAGLHATADDWYDWWLQTKCQEWKDMAHSAMLLRKKLTATTNDVLEMMVMQERPALRPSFVRVRGDYRQPSAEVKPGMPEAVLPFPDKLPRNRLGLAQWLTSSEHPLTSRVAVNRLWQTVFGRGLVGTPEDFGTRGELPTHPELLDWLACTFTQHGWDVKRMVRLMVLSETFGQSIRPENAATLSQDPENKLLARGPHVRLTAEELRDQALATCGLLNPKIGGPSARPYVPEHFYQESGLQQSYKTDTGGNLYRRSLYTFWRRTLPPPDLAAFDAPSREFCVVRREQTTSPAQALMLLNNTQYVEAQRVLAERLVNEHRDDSQARCVEAFRLFTSREPTGAETTAMMHLLEVELEFFHANPTEASTLLHSNGQAPVKQNLPPDEVAATTLLVRALMSHDESLHR; this is encoded by the coding sequence ATGACTTCTCCGCAACGCTGGATTGCGGTTGGTGCATGTCTTATCTGCACCAACGGGCTGGCGCATGCTGCGCAGGAAGTTCTCCCTCAAAAACTCGAGTACAACAAACACATCCGCCCCATCCTGGCAGACCGGTGTTTTCGCTGCCACGGAGCGGATGAACGGGCACGCAAGGCCAAGCTACGGCTCGATGATTTCGACCAAGCCGTTTCAGCGAAGGCCCTGATTCCGGGAGACGCGGAGCACAGCGCGCTGGTGCAGCGCATCCTCACCGCGGACCAGGAGGATGTGATGCCTCCGCCGGACTCTCACCTGTCCCTGAGCGCGGACGAAAAGGCACTGTTGAAACGCTGGGTCGAGGAAGGGGCTGCGTATCAAAAGCACTGGGCATTCATACCGCCGGTGATGCCTGCAGTGCCCCAGGTTTCCCATGAGGGGACACAGCCGGAGAACCCGATCGATGCCTTTGTTCTCGCCAACCTGAAGGCACACGGACTCAAGGCAGCGCCACCCGCAGAGCGTGCGGCGTGGCTGCGCCGCGTCACGTTTGCATTGACGGGTCTGCCACCCAGCACCGCAGAGCTGGAGGCATTCTTCGCAGACACGTCGCCGGTAGCACGTGAGAAGGTGGTGGATCGTCTTCTGGATGCGCCAGCCTATGGGGAGCATTTTGGAAAACAGTGGATGGATGCCGCCCGCTACGCGGACAGCTATGGGCGCCACGAAGATGGCGACATGATCGCATGGCCGTGGCGTGACTGGGTGATTCACGCCTTCAACTCCAATCTGCCCTACAATCGTTTCGTCGAATGGCAGACGGCGGGAGATCTTTTGCCCGGAGCCACCGTGGAGCAGCGTGTGGCCACCGCCTTCAACCGCTTCTCCCCGCAGTCCAACGAGAGCGGCAGTGACCCGCTGGAGTTTCGCCTCGACCAAGTGAGTGACCGCGTGCGAGTGAATGGCCTGGCATTCATGGGACTCACCATGGAGTGCGCGAAGTGCCACGACCACAAGTACGATCCCATCTCCCAAAAGGAGTATTGGCAGATGGCCGCGATGTTCGACAACATCGAGGAAAATGGCGTCTACTCGCAGTACTGCCCGAAGGCCGTGCCCTCGCCGTCCATCCTGCTGCCAAACCAGGCGGAACAACTGCGCCTCGGTGCCTTGCAATGGCAGATCGCAGCAGTGGAACGTGAGCTCGATGACATCAAAAAGCGCGTGCGCCCCCAGTACGATGCGTGGATCGCCGCGAATGGTGTGCCCGGAGAGCTGACCCCCGGCGCGTGGAACCGGGTAAAAGGCTGGTTCGGTGGGGGTGATATCGCTCCCTACAAGCCGCAAGCCAAGGGGCGCTTCCTCTTCGATGACGCGAAACCCAAGGGCGGCAAGGACGTGGTCAACAACGCGAACAAGAAGAAGCCCGGTCGTGAGCGTGCCAAATTGGAGTCCATCGAAGGACCCCCAGGACGGGGGCGCGCGGTGCTGCTGAAGGGGGATGACGAAATCACCTTCCCGGGGCTCGGCGAGTATCACAAGCACGACCGCTTCAGCTTTGCTCTCTGGATGCAACCGCGGGAACATCGCGACCGCGCGGTGGTGATCTCCTGGTCACGCGGCGGACTGGATGATGGCCGTGGATATGAAGTGCTGCTGGAGAATGAAGTGCCCTCCTTCGCCCTGATGCATTTCCATCCCGGCAATGAGATCCGCATCCGCGCCAAGTCACCGCTGCCGCTGAATCAATGGACCCATTTCGCGGTGAGCTATGATGGCAGCAGCCGCGCCTCGGGCCTGAAGATGTGGATCAACGGTGAGCCTGTGGCCAGCGAGACCGTGCAAGATCATTTGCAGAAGGACATCGCCCGGCGTGAGGAGTGGGGCGACATCGATCGCGATGCCATCTTCTTCGCGCTGGGCGGGCGGTTCCACGATTCACCGCTCAAGAACTGTGCCGTAGATGAGTTCCATGTCTTCAGCCGCTCCCTGAGCGATGGCGAAACCAGACATCTCGCCGGGCTGCATGCGACCGCCGATGACTGGTATGACTGGTGGCTGCAAACGAAGTGCCAGGAGTGGAAGGACATGGCGCACTCGGCCATGCTTCTGCGGAAAAAACTCACCGCCACCACGAATGACGTGCTGGAGATGATGGTAATGCAGGAGCGGCCTGCACTGCGGCCAAGCTTTGTCCGCGTGCGTGGTGACTACCGGCAGCCTTCCGCTGAGGTGAAGCCGGGAATGCCGGAGGCCGTGCTCCCCTTCCCGGACAAACTGCCGCGCAACCGTCTGGGTCTCGCCCAGTGGCTCACCAGTTCCGAGCACCCGCTGACCAGTCGCGTGGCGGTGAACCGGCTGTGGCAGACTGTGTTTGGCCGTGGGCTCGTGGGGACACCAGAGGACTTCGGCACGCGTGGCGAACTGCCCACCCATCCTGAACTGCTGGACTGGCTGGCCTGCACCTTCACCCAACACGGATGGGACGTGAAGCGCATGGTACGTCTCATGGTGCTGAGCGAAACGTTTGGACAGAGCATACGCCCTGAAAACGCGGCCACCCTTTCCCAGGACCCGGAAAACAAACTGCTGGCGCGTGGCCCACACGTGCGACTGACCGCGGAAGAACTGCGCGACCAGGCGCTCGCGACCTGTGGTCTGCTCAATCCCAAAATAGGCGGTCCCAGCGCGCGTCCGTATGTGCCGGAACATTTCTATCAGGAGTCCGGTCTCCAGCAGAGCTACAAGACGGATACAGGGGGGAACCTGTACCGCCGCAGCCTCTACACCTTCTGGCGCCGCACCCTGCCACCACCGGATCTCGCCGCGTTCGATGCGCCTTCACGCGAGTTCTGCGTGGTGCGTCGTGAGCAGACCACCTCCCCAGCCCAGGCACTCATGCTGCTGAACAACACGCAGTATGTGGAAGCTCAGCGCGTCCTCGCGGAGCGACTGGTAAACGAACATCGCGATGACTCGCAAGCACGCTGCGTGGAAGCGTTCCGCCTTTTCACGTCACGCGAGCCCACCGGGGCGGAGACCACGGCCATGATGCATCTGCTGGAAGTGGAACTGGAATTTTTCCATGCAAACCCAACCGAAGCCTCCACCCTGCTGCACAGCAATGGGCAGGCTCCGGTGAAACAAAACCTGCCTCCCGATGAGGTGGCCGCCACCACACTGCTGGTACGCGCGCTCATGAGTCACGACGAATCCCTGCACCGTTGA
- a CDS encoding DUF1501 domain-containing protein gives MIGSHTTRRQLLSRLGLGFGGMAFSSLLAGNASSHDNLAAMPAGNALPGLPHFAPQAKRVIFLFMSGGPSHVDSFDYKPELQKLQGQSLPDSFRKGRQSLPGMSGNQTLFQLKGSSHPFTRCGQSGAWVSNAFPHIARVADELCFVKSMVSESVNHDPAITFIQTGSPIAGRPSAGSWIQYGLGRENENLPAFIVLISRRSVDQPLSSKLWGSGFLPARYDGVQLRASKDPVLYLSDPPGIPREANRRMLDGLKELQSVQPGTAVSADADARWESYEMAFRMQTAIPDVMDLSKEQSHVFDLYGPDSRTPGTFAANCLQARRLAERGVRFIQLFHPGWDQHSNMEQDFPISSREVDQASAALIMDLKERGMLKDTLVVWGGEFGRTPYLQGRVGKGDKGGRDHHPNCFTFWMAGGGIKPGITHGESDELGYHVAQTPVHVHDFHATMLHLLGINHERFTYHFQGRDFRLTDVSGTVVKDILSKAASHGV, from the coding sequence ATGATTGGCTCCCACACCACACGTCGCCAGCTTCTCAGCCGTCTGGGCCTGGGGTTCGGCGGCATGGCATTTTCCAGCCTGCTCGCGGGGAATGCGTCTTCCCATGACAATCTTGCAGCGATGCCTGCGGGCAACGCACTGCCAGGGCTCCCGCATTTCGCCCCCCAGGCGAAGCGCGTCATCTTCCTTTTCATGAGCGGTGGGCCGTCCCATGTGGACAGCTTCGATTACAAGCCTGAGTTGCAGAAGCTGCAGGGACAGAGTCTGCCAGATTCCTTCCGCAAGGGCCGCCAGTCACTGCCCGGCATGTCGGGAAACCAAACGCTCTTCCAGCTGAAAGGTTCCTCCCATCCCTTCACCCGCTGCGGACAGAGCGGTGCCTGGGTGAGCAATGCGTTTCCGCACATCGCGCGCGTGGCGGATGAGTTGTGCTTTGTGAAGTCGATGGTCTCGGAGTCGGTGAATCACGATCCAGCCATCACCTTCATCCAGACAGGCTCCCCCATCGCGGGGCGTCCCAGCGCAGGCTCATGGATCCAGTACGGGCTCGGTCGCGAGAATGAAAACCTGCCTGCCTTCATTGTGCTCATCTCCCGGAGGTCTGTGGACCAGCCCTTGAGCAGCAAACTGTGGGGCAGTGGCTTCCTTCCTGCGAGATACGATGGTGTGCAGCTTCGTGCCTCCAAAGACCCTGTACTCTACCTGAGCGACCCTCCCGGCATCCCTCGTGAAGCGAACCGGCGCATGCTGGATGGCCTGAAAGAACTGCAGTCCGTACAACCGGGCACAGCGGTGAGTGCGGATGCGGATGCGCGCTGGGAATCCTACGAGATGGCCTTCCGCATGCAGACGGCCATTCCAGACGTGATGGACCTGAGCAAGGAGCAGTCCCATGTCTTTGATTTGTACGGTCCTGACTCACGCACCCCGGGCACCTTCGCAGCAAACTGTCTGCAGGCGCGCCGACTGGCGGAGAGAGGAGTGCGCTTCATCCAGCTCTTCCATCCGGGATGGGACCAGCACAGCAACATGGAACAGGACTTCCCCATCAGTTCCCGTGAAGTGGACCAGGCCAGCGCCGCGCTCATCATGGATCTGAAGGAGCGTGGCATGCTCAAGGATACGCTGGTGGTATGGGGTGGCGAATTTGGCCGCACGCCCTACCTGCAGGGCCGTGTGGGCAAGGGGGACAAAGGAGGACGCGATCACCATCCGAACTGCTTCACCTTCTGGATGGCCGGAGGCGGCATCAAGCCTGGAATCACCCACGGAGAATCTGATGAACTCGGATATCATGTGGCACAAACTCCGGTGCACGTGCACGACTTCCATGCCACCATGCTTCACCTCCTGGGCATCAACCACGAACGCTTCACCTACCACTTCCAAGGCCGCGACTTCCGTCTCACTGATGTCTCCGGCACTGTCGTGAAGGACATTCTCAGCAAAGCCGCCAGTCACGGAGTCTGA
- a CDS encoding Amuc_1098 family type IV pilus outer membrane protein translates to MPGGTPPLPISTTARKALCPLLLAGSVWCGTATLLQAGPAGAPTSSVAEREVARRAALMQQAKVYIAEAALLEQKGQHAEAAASYREAWNLLPNAPMAASLRAEARDGYSRTAVLYARQLAKEARYDDARTLLKSVLAEDFNPGYADAKQFEKELDDPDRYEPALTPKHVKDVARVEEQLRLGWSHINLGNFDKANERFKEALRIDPYNKAARRGMEQSEQHKDDYFDTARDHTRAKMLSAVDQGWEDSVPVDLSKLFGASAQLGVMGGTRESNLVKLRTFMVPMVELQGAGLEEVVEFLRIRSREIDPQKKGVDFVLKVAPEYANKPVTLNMVGVPLEEVLRYATEMTGTIYRVDEFAVTITSRAERSDTLVSRSYRVPPDFLQNAPSGGAAAPPANPFDPQPAATGLTIRRMGVREFLEQRGVKFPEGAAASYSPATNILTVRNTEENLVLVDAMVDQIASAVPRQVEIQVRMVEINQNRFNEFGFDWLLGQFNLPGTEKVFGSGGTVGNQRNAPFASSDFGLGYPGTNVPIGVNPITSGLRSSGAILGTPSIDGLIGQRRNVGLDSRSPGTFSVTGVFTDPQFQMVLRTLDQNKGVDFLVAPNVVTKSGQRARVSVSREFIYPTEFDPPQIPQSLGSSETVTIVNGVPVSVEVNGPGVVPVTPTTPTAFEMREVGVILEVEPVVGPDNRTVELNLVPSLVEFEGFINYGTPITLTGSDVPPNTIATPNEILQPIFRTNKISTNVTVYDGQTVVLGGVMYEKRQDIDDKVPIIGDIPIIGRAFQSQLGNVEKKNVLFYVSVKILDPGGNRVNPIMTVEEGAATVAR, encoded by the coding sequence ATGCCCGGAGGTACCCCCCCACTGCCCATTTCAACGACCGCCAGGAAGGCTCTTTGCCCTCTCCTGCTGGCTGGCAGCGTCTGGTGTGGAACCGCAACGCTCCTCCAGGCTGGCCCAGCAGGGGCCCCGACCTCCTCCGTTGCCGAAAGGGAAGTGGCCCGTCGTGCCGCCCTGATGCAACAGGCCAAAGTCTACATCGCCGAAGCCGCTCTCCTTGAACAGAAAGGGCAGCATGCGGAGGCCGCCGCCAGCTATCGTGAGGCGTGGAATCTCCTGCCGAATGCTCCCATGGCCGCTTCCCTGCGTGCCGAGGCCCGGGATGGCTACTCCCGCACGGCGGTGCTCTACGCTCGCCAACTGGCCAAAGAGGCTCGCTATGATGATGCCCGCACCCTGCTGAAATCCGTTCTCGCTGAAGATTTCAATCCGGGATATGCGGACGCCAAGCAGTTCGAAAAGGAACTGGATGATCCCGACCGCTACGAGCCGGCACTGACTCCGAAGCATGTCAAAGATGTAGCCAGGGTGGAGGAGCAACTCCGCTTGGGCTGGAGCCATATCAATCTGGGCAATTTCGACAAGGCGAACGAACGCTTCAAGGAAGCCCTGAGAATCGACCCCTACAACAAGGCCGCCCGCCGTGGCATGGAGCAGTCGGAGCAGCACAAGGATGACTACTTCGATACCGCGAGGGACCACACCCGCGCCAAAATGCTGTCCGCGGTGGATCAGGGCTGGGAAGACTCTGTACCGGTCGATTTGTCCAAGCTTTTTGGCGCATCCGCTCAACTGGGCGTGATGGGAGGCACCCGCGAGTCCAATCTGGTGAAGCTGCGCACTTTCATGGTGCCCATGGTGGAGCTGCAGGGTGCCGGTCTTGAGGAAGTCGTTGAGTTCCTGCGCATCCGCAGCCGCGAGATTGACCCCCAGAAGAAGGGCGTGGACTTCGTGCTCAAGGTCGCCCCGGAGTACGCAAACAAGCCCGTGACCCTCAACATGGTGGGCGTGCCGCTAGAGGAAGTGCTCCGGTATGCCACGGAAATGACCGGTACGATCTACCGGGTGGACGAATTCGCGGTGACCATCACCTCCCGTGCGGAGCGGTCTGATACCCTTGTTTCCCGCAGCTATCGCGTCCCTCCTGATTTCCTGCAGAACGCCCCGTCCGGTGGAGCCGCTGCTCCTCCTGCCAATCCCTTCGATCCGCAACCGGCGGCCACGGGTCTGACTATTCGGCGCATGGGCGTGCGGGAGTTCTTGGAGCAGCGCGGTGTGAAGTTCCCCGAAGGCGCTGCGGCATCCTACAGTCCCGCCACGAACATCCTCACCGTGCGCAACACCGAGGAGAATCTGGTGCTCGTCGACGCCATGGTGGACCAAATCGCCAGCGCGGTGCCTCGACAGGTGGAAATCCAGGTGCGGATGGTGGAAATCAACCAGAACCGCTTCAACGAATTCGGCTTCGACTGGCTTCTGGGACAGTTCAATCTGCCTGGCACGGAGAAGGTCTTCGGCAGCGGCGGCACGGTCGGCAATCAGCGTAACGCTCCCTTCGCGAGTTCTGACTTCGGTCTTGGCTATCCCGGTACAAACGTTCCGATTGGCGTGAATCCCATCACCTCGGGCCTGCGCAGCTCTGGAGCCATTCTGGGAACGCCATCGATTGACGGCCTCATCGGCCAGAGAAGAAATGTGGGCCTGGATTCCCGCTCGCCCGGCACTTTCTCCGTGACGGGGGTCTTCACCGACCCACAGTTCCAGATGGTGCTGCGCACGCTCGACCAGAACAAGGGTGTGGATTTCCTCGTCGCTCCGAATGTGGTCACCAAGAGCGGCCAGCGCGCCCGGGTGTCCGTCTCGCGTGAGTTCATCTACCCTACTGAGTTCGACCCGCCACAGATTCCCCAGAGCCTGGGTTCTTCTGAGACCGTTACCATCGTCAATGGTGTTCCTGTAAGCGTGGAAGTGAATGGCCCGGGCGTGGTTCCCGTGACCCCGACTACGCCAACCGCATTCGAGATGCGCGAGGTCGGTGTGATTCTCGAGGTGGAACCCGTGGTGGGACCGGACAATCGCACGGTGGAACTCAACCTCGTCCCGAGCCTGGTCGAGTTTGAGGGTTTCATCAACTACGGCACCCCCATCACACTGACCGGTTCCGATGTGCCGCCCAACACCATCGCGACGCCCAACGAAATCCTGCAGCCCATCTTCCGTACCAACAAGATCTCCACGAATGTGACCGTGTATGACGGCCAGACGGTGGTGCTGGGTGGAGTGATGTACGAAAAGCGCCAGGACATCGATGACAAGGTCCCCATCATCGGTGACATCCCCATCATCGGTCGCGCTTTCCAGAGCCAGCTCGGCAATGTGGAAAAGAAGAACGTGCTCTTCTATGTGTCCGTGAAGATTCTTGATCCGGGTGGCAATCGCGTAAACCCGATCATGACGGTCGAAGAAGGCGCGGCGACGGTGGCGCGCTAA
- a CDS encoding MBL fold metallo-hydrolase — MTFRSLLRRKEIGANSYLIEAGGSRIILDAGAHPREKGLESLPNFSSVPYDSVDAIIITHAHHDHIGSLPVLQRQQPKTPVFMTEATGELTAGMLHNSVNVMSSQRDELQIHEYPLFTHKEIDGIVSQWDYRDLRKPFILPGTNVECTFFDAGHIMGSVGVRLRHEGKTLFYSGDVNFESQTITKGADFPTEDIDVLIIETTRGDYQRPEDFTRRSEKERLGKAIRETFQANGAVLIPVFALGKSQEVLVMMHELVEMELIPPAPVVIGGLSTKVTVTYDQYAHKTRRNYEGFRILEDMRTLVAPRKRKKELTYNPQTIYALSSGMMSEGTTSNQFARQFLPNPRNTVAFVGYTDPLTPGYRVRNAKPGELVVLDPKLPAVEVNSRVESYDFSAHSTRESIVEYVKQVAPAKVLLVHGDPPAQTWFQQSLTRELPQSEIVTPEGGEQMALW; from the coding sequence ATGACATTTCGCAGTTTGCTGCGCCGCAAGGAAATCGGCGCAAACTCCTACCTCATCGAAGCAGGCGGCAGCCGCATCATCCTCGATGCCGGCGCGCACCCTCGTGAAAAAGGGCTGGAGTCACTGCCCAACTTCAGCTCCGTGCCCTATGACAGTGTGGATGCCATCATCATCACGCATGCGCACCACGATCACATCGGGTCGCTGCCCGTGCTGCAGCGCCAGCAGCCGAAGACGCCGGTCTTCATGACCGAGGCTACCGGTGAACTCACCGCGGGCATGCTGCACAATTCCGTGAACGTGATGTCCAGCCAGCGGGATGAGTTGCAGATTCACGAGTACCCGCTCTTCACGCACAAGGAGATCGACGGTATCGTGTCGCAGTGGGACTACCGCGACCTGCGCAAACCCTTCATCCTCCCGGGCACCAATGTGGAGTGCACCTTTTTTGATGCCGGCCACATCATGGGCTCTGTGGGGGTGCGCTTGCGGCATGAGGGCAAGACGCTCTTCTACTCCGGCGACGTCAATTTCGAATCCCAGACCATCACCAAGGGGGCAGACTTCCCCACGGAAGACATTGATGTGTTGATCATCGAGACCACGCGTGGTGATTACCAGCGTCCCGAGGACTTCACCCGCCGCTCGGAAAAGGAACGGCTCGGCAAGGCCATCCGCGAAACGTTCCAGGCCAATGGCGCCGTGCTCATTCCCGTCTTCGCCCTGGGCAAATCCCAGGAAGTGCTCGTGATGATGCATGAGCTCGTGGAGATGGAGCTCATCCCGCCGGCGCCGGTGGTCATTGGTGGCTTGAGCACCAAGGTCACCGTCACCTACGACCAGTACGCGCACAAGACCCGGCGCAACTACGAGGGCTTCCGCATCCTCGAAGACATGCGTACGCTCGTGGCCCCGCGCAAACGGAAGAAGGAGCTCACCTACAATCCGCAGACCATCTATGCCCTCTCCAGCGGCATGATGAGCGAGGGTACCACTTCGAACCAGTTCGCGCGCCAGTTCCTGCCGAACCCTCGCAACACCGTGGCCTTCGTCGGCTACACGGACCCGCTCACGCCCGGTTATCGTGTGAGAAATGCCAAGCCCGGTGAGCTCGTGGTGCTCGATCCAAAGCTGCCTGCAGTCGAAGTCAACAGCCGCGTGGAGAGCTATGATTTCAGCGCGCATTCCACGCGCGAGAGCATTGTGGAGTACGTGAAGCAGGTCGCTCCTGCCAAGGTGCTCCTCGTGCATGGCGACCCGCCGGCGCAAACGTGGTTCCAGCAGAGTCTCACCCGCGAACTGCCCCAGTCAGAAATAGTGACTCCCGAAGGCGGCGAGCAGATGGCGCTGTGGTAG
- a CDS encoding CHASE2 domain-containing protein, producing the protein MKARVTTFAVLLTAALVGHVIALRMSPEYQGRVREFEQGFLDFLMANSQESFQKAVPDSSADVVLVEFREEDKAEFSAWPPAPLDYIMLMKKLAPANPEVIAFVEPLRWEASDAQFIGKLRELLLPVPSVVLGFDVSTEKAESSPEQQEFVSSGLPFFRAQAGDFSQAGTTFQSVSHLPDKALRIGTEVGIARVLPGTAVKESYEALPFVVSDGSHLVPTLPAQTVSRFLRMASFNLHLRFGPGARLSLSDTHVVPLDKGGSMVLDDKPTVPKLDALMLLTPRIDDSVPDTSTDVLGKGKVVVIGIGAFAQAQARAIAQALAVPHLHRAPQWGEWAFAGAMALFSLWQFRRGRIKALLAGILLAALAAIVCMLTFQSSLWWWSPAPATVVLATTTLFCFLWPHRKRAAPEPKAQDLSDVVGDAAA; encoded by the coding sequence ATGAAAGCGCGCGTCACCACCTTTGCTGTCCTGCTCACGGCGGCCTTGGTGGGGCATGTCATTGCTTTGCGCATGTCTCCTGAGTATCAGGGGCGCGTGCGGGAGTTTGAGCAGGGCTTCCTGGACTTCCTCATGGCGAATTCGCAGGAGAGTTTCCAGAAGGCAGTGCCGGATTCGTCTGCGGATGTGGTTCTGGTTGAATTCCGGGAGGAGGACAAGGCTGAGTTCAGCGCGTGGCCACCCGCACCGCTGGATTACATCATGCTGATGAAGAAGCTCGCCCCGGCGAATCCGGAGGTCATCGCGTTTGTCGAGCCACTGCGCTGGGAGGCGTCGGACGCGCAGTTCATTGGAAAGCTCCGCGAGTTGCTGCTTCCCGTGCCATCCGTTGTGTTGGGCTTCGATGTTTCCACAGAGAAGGCAGAGTCGTCGCCCGAGCAGCAGGAGTTTGTCTCCAGTGGCTTGCCGTTCTTCCGTGCCCAGGCGGGTGACTTCTCCCAAGCGGGAACGACCTTCCAAAGCGTGTCCCATCTGCCGGACAAGGCCCTGCGCATCGGCACGGAAGTGGGCATCGCACGCGTGCTGCCCGGCACTGCGGTGAAGGAATCGTATGAGGCCCTGCCGTTCGTGGTCAGTGATGGCTCGCATCTCGTCCCGACTCTCCCAGCGCAGACTGTATCGCGGTTCCTGCGCATGGCTTCTTTCAATCTCCATCTGCGCTTCGGCCCCGGAGCACGGTTGAGCCTCAGTGATACGCATGTGGTACCGCTCGACAAAGGCGGCTCCATGGTCCTGGATGACAAACCCACCGTGCCGAAGCTCGATGCGCTCATGCTGCTGACACCGCGCATCGATGACTCCGTGCCGGACACCTCCACGGATGTTCTGGGGAAGGGCAAGGTGGTCGTGATTGGCATCGGTGCCTTTGCCCAGGCTCAGGCCCGGGCCATCGCGCAGGCGCTCGCCGTACCGCACCTGCACCGGGCACCGCAGTGGGGAGAGTGGGCATTCGCAGGAGCCATGGCGCTGTTCTCGCTCTGGCAGTTTCGTCGTGGCCGCATCAAGGCCCTGCTTGCCGGCATCCTGCTCGCAGCGCTGGCAGCCATCGTTTGCATGCTCACCTTCCAGTCCTCCCTCTGGTGGTGGTCACCCGCACCGGCCACCGTCGTGCTTGCCACGACCACGCTGTTTTGTTTTTTGTGGCCGCATCGCAAGCGGGCGGCTCCGGAGCCGAAGGCGCAGGATTTGTCTGACGTGGTTGGGGATGCGGCGGCGTAG